Proteins found in one Schistocerca serialis cubense isolate TAMUIC-IGC-003099 chromosome 5, iqSchSeri2.2, whole genome shotgun sequence genomic segment:
- the LOC126480682 gene encoding DNA polymerase iota isoform X1 — MSIGNKNCCNQSRLLYCTFHCMFWRLIHSASWNLSFNKVTVMDDFGQPLELGTQNDHRRTIIHIDIDCFYAQVEILKNPSLKDLPVGIQQKNIVVTCNYIAREYGVKKCMEVREAQSLCPQLVLVCGEDLHDYRQMSSKVTNLLQNFSTQVERLGLDENFVDVSHLVSQSDFKTERAAADGKIFKNIMDECDCGCHERLCIGSHIASKIRKQIKSDLGLTCCAGISYNKLLSKLVCSVNKPDQQTTVFACCALDLVSGLPGLRCIPGIGSRLCETLQSVDITSISDLQNCSMEKLRRAVGVDNAIRLKRLSFGIDNLPVKQSGKPHTISLEDGCRKVNLESEVRSKFSVLLQRLMVLLNEDGRIPCAVKVTVRKYDSVTKVSHRESKQCNIPPSFFTTANCEQLSSDVTEKLTSSVMQLFHKMVNISKPFHLTLVGVGFTKFQERKTGKSSIASFLKKDLSVQSVTSYKYLSGIGNGMEQSPSQPFPVHRCFHNTEKSGSESEPEPSPKKTRIDSWVARRKRTVCMDDDSDDASPSKLRVSDIHLNSSDSVEETSSEELPHNKMEKKLDSDYLHSVCTLEDDCVQATKRDFPVECKCPDGVDQSVFRELPYEMQMELVESWNYKAKTKELKSNVKGNKNTILHYFIRDKQAS, encoded by the exons ATGTCAATTGGGAATAAAAATTGCTGTAACCAGTCACGTTTATTATACTGTACTTTCCACTGCATGTTTTGGAGACTTATTCATTCAGCATCATGGAACTTGTCATTTAATAAG GTAACTGTTATGGATGATTTTGGACAGCCTTTAGAGTTGGGTACACAAAATGATCACCGACGGACCATTATTCACATTGATATAGATTGTTTTTATGCCCAAGTGGAGATATTGAAAAATCCATCACTGAAAGATTTACCCGTTGGCATACAACAAAAAAACATAGTGGTTACCTGCAACTACATAGCAAGAGAATATGGTGTTAAGAAGTGCATGGAAGTCCGAGAAGCTCAGAGCCTGTGTCCACAGTTAGTGCTTGTTTGTGGAGAAGATTTGCATGATTATAGACAAATGTCATCCAAAGTAACAAACCTATTACAGAATTTCAGTACGCAGGTTGAGCGATTAGGGTTAGATGAAAATTTTGTTGATGTAAGCCACTTGGTATCTCAGTCAGACTTTAAAACTGAGAGGGCAGCTGCAGATGggaaaatattcaaaaatataatGGATGAATGTGATTGTGGCTGCCATGAACGCCTGTGTATTGGTTCGCATATTGCAAGTAAAATTAGGAAGCAAATAAAAAGCGACTTGGGTTTAACCTGCTGTGCAGGAATATCGTACAACAAGTTATTATCAAAATTGGTATGCTCTGTTAATAAGCctgatcagcaaacaaccgtattTGCATGCTGTGCCCTAGATTTAGTGTCAGGTCTTCCAGGTTTGAGATGTATCCCAGGCATAGGATCCAGGTTATGTGAAACCTTGCAATCAGTAGACATAACATCAATCAGTGACCTTCAGAACTGCAGCATGGAGAAATTAAGACGTGCGGTTGGTGTTGATAATGCTATACGCTTGAAAAGGCTAAGCTTTGGTATTGATAATTTACCTGTAAAACAGTCTGGTAAGCCACATACAATTAGCCTTGAGGATGGTTGCCGAAAAGTAAATTTGGAATCAGAGGTGCGAAGTAAATTTTCAGTGTTGCTGCAAAGACTTATGGTCTTGTTAAATGAAGATGGACGGATACCTTGTGCTGTTAAAGTAACTGTAAGAAAGTATGACAGTGTCACAAAAGTGAGTCACAGGGAGAGCAAACAATGTAATATACCTCCATCATTTTTTACTACTGCTAATTGTGAACAGCTTTCAAGTGACGTTACTGAAAAGTTAACGAGTTCAGTCATGCAGTTATTTCACAAAATGGTTAATATATCCAAACCATTTCATCTGACTCTTGTTGGTGTAGGATTTACCAAGTTTCAGGAGCGAAAGACGGGAAAAAGTTCCATAGCTTCATTCTTAAAAAAAGATTTGTCTGTTCAGTCAGTTACATCTTACAAGTATCTATCAGGGATCGGTAATGGAATGGAGCAGTCACCTTCACAGCCATTCCCAGTTCATAGATGCTTTCATAACACAGAAAAATCTGGCTCAGAATCTGAACCAGAACCATCACCAAAGAAAACAAGAATAGATTCTTGGGTTGCAAGAAGGAAGAGAACTGTGTGCATGGATGATGACAGTGATGATGCATCTCCTAGCAAGTTAAGAGTCTCGGATATTCATCTGAATTCAAGTGATTCTGTTGAAGAAACTTCCTCAGAAGAATTGCCTCACAATAAAATGGAGAAAAAATTAGATAGTGATTATTTGCATTCTGTATGTACATTGGAAGATGATTGTGTGCAAGCTACGAAAAGAGACTTTCCTGTTGAATGTAAGTGTCCAGATGGTGTTGATCAATCAGTGTTCAGGGAACTGCCGTATGAAATGCAAATGGAACTAGTTGAATCTTGGAATTATAAAGCTAAGACTAAAGAATTGAAAAGCAAtgtgaaaggaaataaaaatacaattttgcATTACTTCATTCGAGATAAGCAGGCTAGTTAA
- the LOC126480682 gene encoding DNA polymerase iota isoform X2 — protein MESPTKKVTVMDDFGQPLELGTQNDHRRTIIHIDIDCFYAQVEILKNPSLKDLPVGIQQKNIVVTCNYIAREYGVKKCMEVREAQSLCPQLVLVCGEDLHDYRQMSSKVTNLLQNFSTQVERLGLDENFVDVSHLVSQSDFKTERAAADGKIFKNIMDECDCGCHERLCIGSHIASKIRKQIKSDLGLTCCAGISYNKLLSKLVCSVNKPDQQTTVFACCALDLVSGLPGLRCIPGIGSRLCETLQSVDITSISDLQNCSMEKLRRAVGVDNAIRLKRLSFGIDNLPVKQSGKPHTISLEDGCRKVNLESEVRSKFSVLLQRLMVLLNEDGRIPCAVKVTVRKYDSVTKVSHRESKQCNIPPSFFTTANCEQLSSDVTEKLTSSVMQLFHKMVNISKPFHLTLVGVGFTKFQERKTGKSSIASFLKKDLSVQSVTSYKYLSGIGNGMEQSPSQPFPVHRCFHNTEKSGSESEPEPSPKKTRIDSWVARRKRTVCMDDDSDDASPSKLRVSDIHLNSSDSVEETSSEELPHNKMEKKLDSDYLHSVCTLEDDCVQATKRDFPVECKCPDGVDQSVFRELPYEMQMELVESWNYKAKTKELKSNVKGNKNTILHYFIRDKQAS, from the coding sequence GTAACTGTTATGGATGATTTTGGACAGCCTTTAGAGTTGGGTACACAAAATGATCACCGACGGACCATTATTCACATTGATATAGATTGTTTTTATGCCCAAGTGGAGATATTGAAAAATCCATCACTGAAAGATTTACCCGTTGGCATACAACAAAAAAACATAGTGGTTACCTGCAACTACATAGCAAGAGAATATGGTGTTAAGAAGTGCATGGAAGTCCGAGAAGCTCAGAGCCTGTGTCCACAGTTAGTGCTTGTTTGTGGAGAAGATTTGCATGATTATAGACAAATGTCATCCAAAGTAACAAACCTATTACAGAATTTCAGTACGCAGGTTGAGCGATTAGGGTTAGATGAAAATTTTGTTGATGTAAGCCACTTGGTATCTCAGTCAGACTTTAAAACTGAGAGGGCAGCTGCAGATGggaaaatattcaaaaatataatGGATGAATGTGATTGTGGCTGCCATGAACGCCTGTGTATTGGTTCGCATATTGCAAGTAAAATTAGGAAGCAAATAAAAAGCGACTTGGGTTTAACCTGCTGTGCAGGAATATCGTACAACAAGTTATTATCAAAATTGGTATGCTCTGTTAATAAGCctgatcagcaaacaaccgtattTGCATGCTGTGCCCTAGATTTAGTGTCAGGTCTTCCAGGTTTGAGATGTATCCCAGGCATAGGATCCAGGTTATGTGAAACCTTGCAATCAGTAGACATAACATCAATCAGTGACCTTCAGAACTGCAGCATGGAGAAATTAAGACGTGCGGTTGGTGTTGATAATGCTATACGCTTGAAAAGGCTAAGCTTTGGTATTGATAATTTACCTGTAAAACAGTCTGGTAAGCCACATACAATTAGCCTTGAGGATGGTTGCCGAAAAGTAAATTTGGAATCAGAGGTGCGAAGTAAATTTTCAGTGTTGCTGCAAAGACTTATGGTCTTGTTAAATGAAGATGGACGGATACCTTGTGCTGTTAAAGTAACTGTAAGAAAGTATGACAGTGTCACAAAAGTGAGTCACAGGGAGAGCAAACAATGTAATATACCTCCATCATTTTTTACTACTGCTAATTGTGAACAGCTTTCAAGTGACGTTACTGAAAAGTTAACGAGTTCAGTCATGCAGTTATTTCACAAAATGGTTAATATATCCAAACCATTTCATCTGACTCTTGTTGGTGTAGGATTTACCAAGTTTCAGGAGCGAAAGACGGGAAAAAGTTCCATAGCTTCATTCTTAAAAAAAGATTTGTCTGTTCAGTCAGTTACATCTTACAAGTATCTATCAGGGATCGGTAATGGAATGGAGCAGTCACCTTCACAGCCATTCCCAGTTCATAGATGCTTTCATAACACAGAAAAATCTGGCTCAGAATCTGAACCAGAACCATCACCAAAGAAAACAAGAATAGATTCTTGGGTTGCAAGAAGGAAGAGAACTGTGTGCATGGATGATGACAGTGATGATGCATCTCCTAGCAAGTTAAGAGTCTCGGATATTCATCTGAATTCAAGTGATTCTGTTGAAGAAACTTCCTCAGAAGAATTGCCTCACAATAAAATGGAGAAAAAATTAGATAGTGATTATTTGCATTCTGTATGTACATTGGAAGATGATTGTGTGCAAGCTACGAAAAGAGACTTTCCTGTTGAATGTAAGTGTCCAGATGGTGTTGATCAATCAGTGTTCAGGGAACTGCCGTATGAAATGCAAATGGAACTAGTTGAATCTTGGAATTATAAAGCTAAGACTAAAGAATTGAAAAGCAAtgtgaaaggaaataaaaatacaattttgcATTACTTCATTCGAGATAAGCAGGCTAGTTAA
- the LOC126480682 gene encoding DNA polymerase iota isoform X3 has translation MDDFGQPLELGTQNDHRRTIIHIDIDCFYAQVEILKNPSLKDLPVGIQQKNIVVTCNYIAREYGVKKCMEVREAQSLCPQLVLVCGEDLHDYRQMSSKVTNLLQNFSTQVERLGLDENFVDVSHLVSQSDFKTERAAADGKIFKNIMDECDCGCHERLCIGSHIASKIRKQIKSDLGLTCCAGISYNKLLSKLVCSVNKPDQQTTVFACCALDLVSGLPGLRCIPGIGSRLCETLQSVDITSISDLQNCSMEKLRRAVGVDNAIRLKRLSFGIDNLPVKQSGKPHTISLEDGCRKVNLESEVRSKFSVLLQRLMVLLNEDGRIPCAVKVTVRKYDSVTKVSHRESKQCNIPPSFFTTANCEQLSSDVTEKLTSSVMQLFHKMVNISKPFHLTLVGVGFTKFQERKTGKSSIASFLKKDLSVQSVTSYKYLSGIGNGMEQSPSQPFPVHRCFHNTEKSGSESEPEPSPKKTRIDSWVARRKRTVCMDDDSDDASPSKLRVSDIHLNSSDSVEETSSEELPHNKMEKKLDSDYLHSVCTLEDDCVQATKRDFPVECKCPDGVDQSVFRELPYEMQMELVESWNYKAKTKELKSNVKGNKNTILHYFIRDKQAS, from the coding sequence ATGGATGATTTTGGACAGCCTTTAGAGTTGGGTACACAAAATGATCACCGACGGACCATTATTCACATTGATATAGATTGTTTTTATGCCCAAGTGGAGATATTGAAAAATCCATCACTGAAAGATTTACCCGTTGGCATACAACAAAAAAACATAGTGGTTACCTGCAACTACATAGCAAGAGAATATGGTGTTAAGAAGTGCATGGAAGTCCGAGAAGCTCAGAGCCTGTGTCCACAGTTAGTGCTTGTTTGTGGAGAAGATTTGCATGATTATAGACAAATGTCATCCAAAGTAACAAACCTATTACAGAATTTCAGTACGCAGGTTGAGCGATTAGGGTTAGATGAAAATTTTGTTGATGTAAGCCACTTGGTATCTCAGTCAGACTTTAAAACTGAGAGGGCAGCTGCAGATGggaaaatattcaaaaatataatGGATGAATGTGATTGTGGCTGCCATGAACGCCTGTGTATTGGTTCGCATATTGCAAGTAAAATTAGGAAGCAAATAAAAAGCGACTTGGGTTTAACCTGCTGTGCAGGAATATCGTACAACAAGTTATTATCAAAATTGGTATGCTCTGTTAATAAGCctgatcagcaaacaaccgtattTGCATGCTGTGCCCTAGATTTAGTGTCAGGTCTTCCAGGTTTGAGATGTATCCCAGGCATAGGATCCAGGTTATGTGAAACCTTGCAATCAGTAGACATAACATCAATCAGTGACCTTCAGAACTGCAGCATGGAGAAATTAAGACGTGCGGTTGGTGTTGATAATGCTATACGCTTGAAAAGGCTAAGCTTTGGTATTGATAATTTACCTGTAAAACAGTCTGGTAAGCCACATACAATTAGCCTTGAGGATGGTTGCCGAAAAGTAAATTTGGAATCAGAGGTGCGAAGTAAATTTTCAGTGTTGCTGCAAAGACTTATGGTCTTGTTAAATGAAGATGGACGGATACCTTGTGCTGTTAAAGTAACTGTAAGAAAGTATGACAGTGTCACAAAAGTGAGTCACAGGGAGAGCAAACAATGTAATATACCTCCATCATTTTTTACTACTGCTAATTGTGAACAGCTTTCAAGTGACGTTACTGAAAAGTTAACGAGTTCAGTCATGCAGTTATTTCACAAAATGGTTAATATATCCAAACCATTTCATCTGACTCTTGTTGGTGTAGGATTTACCAAGTTTCAGGAGCGAAAGACGGGAAAAAGTTCCATAGCTTCATTCTTAAAAAAAGATTTGTCTGTTCAGTCAGTTACATCTTACAAGTATCTATCAGGGATCGGTAATGGAATGGAGCAGTCACCTTCACAGCCATTCCCAGTTCATAGATGCTTTCATAACACAGAAAAATCTGGCTCAGAATCTGAACCAGAACCATCACCAAAGAAAACAAGAATAGATTCTTGGGTTGCAAGAAGGAAGAGAACTGTGTGCATGGATGATGACAGTGATGATGCATCTCCTAGCAAGTTAAGAGTCTCGGATATTCATCTGAATTCAAGTGATTCTGTTGAAGAAACTTCCTCAGAAGAATTGCCTCACAATAAAATGGAGAAAAAATTAGATAGTGATTATTTGCATTCTGTATGTACATTGGAAGATGATTGTGTGCAAGCTACGAAAAGAGACTTTCCTGTTGAATGTAAGTGTCCAGATGGTGTTGATCAATCAGTGTTCAGGGAACTGCCGTATGAAATGCAAATGGAACTAGTTGAATCTTGGAATTATAAAGCTAAGACTAAAGAATTGAAAAGCAAtgtgaaaggaaataaaaatacaattttgcATTACTTCATTCGAGATAAGCAGGCTAGTTAA